Proteins encoded in a region of the Pelmatolapia mariae isolate MD_Pm_ZW linkage group LG6, Pm_UMD_F_2, whole genome shotgun sequence genome:
- the LOC134628807 gene encoding uncharacterized protein LOC134628807: MGSMRSPPEVCCQDRGGCSAKTKFGLPDAADLDIFDETDTAVEEDIFLELLEAQPDLCLTIREKISDEAHSTPSSSDTLSSLTDTISLSSSDSDLREKGIPAGRSRSSKDSSAPNVSVSEAAKEMVKNALTRKPGGEEILEEYNAENSLSHRTRRQLVNILASDMTERHGRIPSRKQKEKYALGIITLFPSLKDPFSPNGYVNQDFLLLFGAETATKLLEKWDMSFKPKVIKEAKQLTQSTDLCRLIKAAEKPTETGRKRRTKISPTDAAHKMVHFHKSCCSIDEHLQARDGKQPYILAVGRTQNSIDTFYIAVDKQLIPCQATSSLSAFDELFKSHYVFNLSYDESLVHLYSFVQTTIFNIDATSTDESPRVRELRAKMLNENHV; encoded by the exons ATGGGGAGTATGAGGAGTCCGCCAGAAGTTTGCTGTCAAGATCGAGGAGGTTGTTCAG CCAAAACCAAGTTTGGACTTCCGGATGCTGCTGACCTTGATATTTTCGATGAAACTGACACAGCTGTCGAAGAAGACATTTTTCTGGAGTTACTGGAGGCCCAACCAGACCTATGCCTGACAATACGTGAAAAGATTTCAGATGAAG CTCATTCCACACCATCCTCCTCGGATACATTATCTTCCCTCACGGACACTATATCACTTTCATCAAGTGACAGTGACCTCAGGGAAAAGGGCATTCCTGCAGGCCGCAGTAGATCCAGCAAAGACAGTTCTGCACCAAATGTTTCTGTGTCAGAGGCTGCAAAAGAG ATGGTTAAAAATGCCTTGACTAGGAAACCTGGTGGAGAGGAAATTCTTGAAGAATACAATGCCGAAAATTCACTGAGCCACCGCACCCGGCGGCAGCTTGTTAACATATTGGCAAGTGATATGACTGAGAGACATGG CAGAATTCCCTCCCGTAAGCAAAAGGAGAAATATGCCCTTGGAATAATTACACTCTTTCCCTCATTGAAGGATCCATTTTCTCCAAACGGCTAT GTCAATCAAGACTTCCTGCTGCTGTTTGGTGCTGAAACAGCCACCAAGTTGCTTGAGAAGTGGGACATGTCATTCAAGCCAAAGGTTATTAAAGAAGCCAAACAGCTGACTCAGTCAACTGACCTGTGTCGTTTGATAAAAGCTGCTGAGAAACCAACAGAGA CTGGACGAAAGAGGAGAACCAAAATAAGTCCAACTGATGCAGCACACAAAATGGTGCACTTTCACAAG TCATGCTGCAGCATTGATGAACACTTGCAAGCAAGAGATGGTAAACAACCATACATCCTCGCTGTTGGTCGAACCCAGAACAGCATTGACACCTTCTACATCGCAGTGGACAAACAGCTCATCCCCTGCCAAGCCACCAGCTCACTCAGTGCTTTTGATGAACTTTTCAAATCCCACTACGTGTTCAACTTATCTTACGACGAGTCACTGGTTCATCTCTACAGTTTTGTGCAGACCACCATATTCAACATTGATGCCACCTCAACAGATGAGTCACCACGTGTTCGTGAGTTGCGTGccaaaatgttgaatgagaaccatgtttaa